Proteins encoded together in one Pantoea sp. CCBC3-3-1 window:
- a CDS encoding non-ribosomal peptide synthetase, with product MADQIAGHRNIFAVAHYSELHGDLNRASMDRAIRMALAEADTLHARFGLAEDGTPMQWIPETASVIAAEWYDLSQRANPKQAALSLMQEDLAAELPADGDRPLYRHVLMRISDDCWFWYQRYHHLMVDGFSFEALTSRIAALYTFLQRKAEPTASPFTSFAEVVTEYQQWQGSAQQQRAAAHWQHYTAELPEAVTLARREAGAAASAAPIKQQVNLSGDALAPLQQHAGLKDVTEGDIASALLILFLARISGRHRLSVGFPFMRRMGSAALSAIGPVVNVLPLIFDVSEATTLPELVQQLQREVKQARRFQRYEAEDLRRDLGLVGSGSKLYGPVINVKVYHQPLELAGIEARTHTLAMGPVDDLEFEVGFRHNQLQITLVANPARFDARSLQRHGERISWLFTQLAQQPQLTCGELSLLTPAEAQLIEQANHTAVTLPQETLQQAIIAQTALTPDALALLDVDCQLSYRQMLRQAELLADRLIEAGVIPGDIVAVALPRSVRLSITLTAILLAGAAWLPLDTGYPDERLALMVEDARPVVVITESALATRFTPLGTLLAFDRLADEHTALRHALPPVNVDRPAYVLYTSGSTGKPKGVVVGQQAIVNRLRWMQDAYPLDASDVILQKTPCSFDVSVWEFFWPLMTGAQLMMAPPDAHRDPDLLWQLIDEYRITTLHFVPSMLAAFVGHLQQPNACPTLKRVFCSGEALSCELARSWQALCAAPLHNLYGPTEAAVDVTFQPASGEALAQCESSGVPIGRPVWNTQLYILDHRLRPVPVGVAGDLYLGGVQLAEGYLHRADLTAQRFVASPFGQGERMYRTGDIACWNEDGGVDYLGRSDDQLKIRGQRIEPGEIEQALQALPGVAVAVVAAKALTQKTGAADNRQLLAWLIAEPGFPLDTGTVKAQLNEVLPAHMQPVSYLLIDKLPLSANGKLDRKALPLPQLTPRAGRVAQSEKELLLAGAFCELSGCNDVFMEDDFFALGGDSISAMGLSTAARRAGYQLRPRDIFAERSIGRIANIMQPLTQHVAAPRVAQQGAVGGLPILHWFNEWAGINARFVHSVYLAVPPQLTQAQLENALHLLAEAHPVLRSFTRAGQLIVGETATAVNGCYSTDIGDASRDSAAEQAFLTDAQRIDPAAGIMMQAALLQQHQQSVALVLTVHHLVVDGVSWRVLLEALRDAAMNNVTPSREETSLHDWSAYLLATLDQRIPELGFWQQMLQNEVPRLGLRALTAQDNRRQARQKRTLLNVAQTQALLGSLPQQYRATTEELLLTLLSLALRQRFNASQFRFTLESHGRAELEEWLDLSRTLGWLTTVYPVAVTLPDNPPGSDSVRAIKQVLRAVPDRGVGYGQLRWLDANRGSQLAKMARQHAPEVLFNYLGRFSHSDDEWSPLRTANQFRDTFAVMQEETMPLLHALELNIFVDEQAQRLALNWGWAAEIFSEADIDALHQSLSEAADALIHFARQHPQQAQNTLVAAEIPEQVDDALLQQLTKRYGLLTTLLPLLPLQQGLLFHAQTTTQQGSYNTLTSLTLSGVLPTASVQAALNAVVRHHPQLAARFDSDLCLPPMQLLPLLHNESHWPLEEITLPEMSAAEEAAAITEWEKQALQRDLFRQPVMLHALLIRHGQRATLLLNAHHLVVDGWSTPVIVSDLLTVLWRGEQALKAHSYSYADIVRQLSAREVAQARTLWQASLQDVRPTLLFEEAAASKVHEIRLKLEPGLERGLLALCRSRGLTLNTLMQGIWGLQLAITSGQNDVVFGSPVSGRFGQIDGLDQHVGLFSNTLPVRIRYQPERSLPDQLFDHQKQQIQLIEQDCLGLADIQQLAGCGTLFDTLLVVENYPDNQTLLTSEAGIRCEAIHNRGYTHYPLTLLVLPHDGLTLIMEYRDTVTQPRRFAERLLLLLEQLVRQPDLPLAQWQLQTAAEQALIADVNRTQLALPAETLQQAIRTQAALTPDALALRDVECQLSYRQMLRQAELLADRLIEAGVIPGDIVAVALPRSARLSVALTAVLLAGGAWLPLDTGYPDERLALMVDDARPVVIITESSLASRFSSLGMLLTFDRFDTVSRPQHALPSANVNRPAYVLYTSGSTGKPKGVVVGQQAIVNRLRWMQHEYPLQADDVILQKTPCSFDVSVWEFFWPLITGAQLMMAPPDAHRDPEILAQLIADYQVSTLHFVPSMLSAFVGHLQRQHGTLSSLKRVFCSGEALSCELAYSWQALCPAPLHNLYGPTEAAVDVTYQPASGEALESCAGPGVPIGRPVWNTQLHILDSLLRPVPVGVPGDLYLGGVQLAEGYLYRADLTSQRFVASPFAEGERMYRTGDIASWREDGAVDYLGRSDDQLKIRGQRIEPGEIEQALQTLSGVATAIVAAKALTQQHSGADNRQLLAWLVAEPNVVLDTETVKTQLAAILPAHMQPVSYMLIEHLPLSANGKLDRKALPLPQLDRAAGRVPQSDSEKLLAGLFCALLNRERVFADDDFFALGGHSLLAMQLAAELRRNASRSLSIGQIITARSVEKLAALLDGADGADDAGNAEVLPLRSGTGPTLFCLHPASGFAWQYSSLLHYLGGDYPVVGLQSPRPSGVIAACDSVDAMCDRHLATLRQLQPHGPYWLLGYSLGGSLAQGIATRLQQAGEEVAFLGLLDTYPSEGQAWRTPDEMEAQQEVAREQAQFMASTEEESDPQLLAEKAAMFNTIVANYKDAVARLSVAKTARFDGKATLFMAQKTVPEGMDVPATWAPFVGELEIWPLNCEHADILSAESLTALGPLLDRLLTR from the coding sequence CGCGCTCAGCGCCATCGGGCCGGTGGTCAATGTGCTGCCACTCATCTTCGATGTTAGCGAGGCTACTACGCTGCCGGAGCTGGTACAACAACTCCAGCGGGAAGTGAAGCAGGCACGCCGTTTTCAGCGCTATGAGGCGGAAGATCTGCGTCGCGATCTGGGGCTGGTCGGCAGCGGCAGCAAGCTGTACGGCCCGGTGATTAACGTGAAAGTTTATCATCAGCCGCTGGAACTGGCAGGTATTGAGGCCCGTACGCATACGCTGGCGATGGGGCCGGTTGACGATCTGGAATTCGAAGTCGGCTTTCGTCATAACCAGCTGCAAATTACCCTGGTTGCCAATCCGGCGCGATTTGATGCCCGCAGTTTGCAACGCCATGGTGAACGCATCAGCTGGCTGTTTACCCAGCTGGCCCAACAGCCGCAGCTAACGTGCGGTGAGCTGTCACTGCTGACGCCAGCGGAAGCGCAGCTGATCGAACAGGCCAACCACACCGCTGTCACGCTGCCGCAAGAGACGTTGCAACAGGCCATTATCGCGCAAACGGCCCTGACGCCGGATGCGCTGGCGCTGCTGGATGTCGACTGCCAGCTGAGCTATCGCCAGATGCTGCGCCAGGCGGAACTGCTGGCCGATCGGCTGATTGAAGCCGGCGTGATCCCGGGCGATATCGTTGCCGTAGCCCTCCCTCGCTCGGTCCGTTTAAGCATTACGCTGACCGCCATTTTGCTGGCCGGCGCTGCCTGGCTGCCGCTGGATACCGGCTATCCCGACGAGCGTCTGGCGCTGATGGTGGAGGATGCCCGCCCGGTGGTTGTGATCACTGAATCGGCGCTGGCGACGCGCTTTACGCCACTGGGAACGCTGCTGGCCTTTGATCGGCTGGCTGATGAACACACGGCGCTGCGCCACGCGCTGCCGCCCGTCAACGTGGATCGTCCGGCTTACGTACTTTATACCTCGGGTTCAACCGGCAAACCCAAAGGCGTGGTGGTCGGTCAGCAGGCTATCGTTAACCGCCTGCGCTGGATGCAGGATGCCTATCCGCTCGATGCCAGCGACGTTATTCTGCAAAAAACACCGTGCAGTTTTGACGTCTCGGTTTGGGAATTTTTTTGGCCGTTGATGACCGGCGCACAGCTGATGATGGCGCCGCCGGATGCACACCGCGACCCGGACCTCCTCTGGCAGCTGATTGACGAGTATCGCATCACCACGCTGCACTTTGTGCCGTCGATGCTGGCAGCGTTTGTCGGCCATCTTCAGCAACCGAATGCGTGTCCCACCCTTAAGCGCGTTTTCTGTAGCGGCGAAGCGCTCTCCTGTGAACTGGCGCGCAGCTGGCAGGCGCTCTGTGCGGCTCCGCTGCATAACCTTTATGGCCCGACCGAGGCGGCCGTAGACGTCACCTTCCAGCCAGCCAGCGGCGAAGCGCTGGCCCAGTGCGAGAGTTCAGGCGTGCCGATTGGCCGCCCGGTCTGGAACACCCAGCTCTATATTCTTGATCACCGCTTACGTCCGGTGCCGGTTGGCGTGGCGGGCGATCTCTATCTTGGCGGCGTGCAGCTGGCGGAAGGCTATCTGCATCGGGCCGATCTGACCGCACAGCGCTTTGTCGCTTCGCCGTTTGGTCAGGGCGAGCGCATGTACCGCACCGGCGATATCGCCTGCTGGAATGAAGATGGCGGCGTCGACTATCTCGGCCGTAGCGACGATCAGCTAAAAATTCGCGGTCAGCGCATTGAACCGGGTGAAATTGAGCAGGCGCTACAGGCACTGCCTGGCGTAGCCGTGGCGGTGGTTGCCGCAAAGGCGCTGACGCAGAAAACCGGCGCGGCCGATAACCGCCAGCTGCTGGCCTGGCTGATTGCCGAACCGGGCTTCCCGCTGGACACCGGGACGGTTAAAGCCCAGCTGAACGAGGTGCTCCCGGCGCATATGCAGCCGGTCAGCTATCTGCTGATCGATAAGCTGCCGCTCAGCGCCAACGGCAAGCTGGATCGTAAAGCGTTGCCGCTGCCGCAGTTGACCCCGCGCGCAGGTCGCGTGGCGCAAAGCGAGAAAGAATTGCTGCTGGCTGGCGCATTCTGCGAGCTGTCAGGCTGCAATGACGTTTTTATGGAAGACGACTTCTTTGCGCTGGGCGGCGACAGTATTTCCGCCATGGGCCTGAGCACCGCCGCCCGCCGTGCCGGCTATCAGCTGCGCCCCCGCGATATCTTTGCCGAACGCAGCATTGGCCGCATTGCCAACATTATGCAGCCGCTAACGCAGCACGTTGCCGCGCCTCGCGTGGCGCAGCAAGGCGCTGTCGGCGGTCTACCGATCCTGCACTGGTTTAACGAGTGGGCCGGCATCAATGCCCGCTTTGTGCACAGCGTTTATCTGGCGGTGCCGCCACAACTGACTCAGGCACAGCTGGAAAACGCCCTGCATCTGCTGGCTGAGGCGCATCCGGTGTTAAGAAGCTTTACGCGCGCAGGCCAACTGATTGTCGGCGAGACGGCAACAGCGGTGAACGGGTGTTACAGCACCGATATTGGCGATGCCAGTCGCGACAGCGCGGCGGAGCAAGCTTTTCTGACCGATGCGCAGCGGATCGATCCGGCTGCGGGCATCATGATGCAGGCTGCATTATTGCAACAGCATCAGCAAAGCGTTGCGCTGGTACTGACGGTGCATCATCTCGTGGTAGACGGGGTTTCCTGGCGTGTGCTGCTGGAGGCGTTGCGCGACGCGGCCATGAATAATGTGACACCGTCACGTGAAGAAACCTCGCTGCATGACTGGTCTGCTTATCTGCTGGCGACGCTCGACCAGCGCATTCCGGAACTCGGCTTCTGGCAGCAAATGCTGCAAAATGAAGTGCCGCGTTTAGGCCTGCGAGCCTTAACCGCACAGGATAACCGCCGCCAGGCCAGGCAAAAACGCACGCTGCTGAACGTGGCGCAAACGCAGGCGCTGCTGGGATCGCTGCCGCAGCAGTATCGCGCCACGACGGAAGAACTGCTGCTCACCCTGCTTTCTCTGGCGTTACGCCAGCGTTTTAACGCCAGTCAGTTCCGCTTTACGCTGGAATCTCACGGACGTGCCGAGCTGGAAGAGTGGCTCGATCTGTCGCGAACGCTTGGCTGGCTGACTACCGTTTATCCCGTCGCGGTCACGCTCCCTGATAACCCACCCGGTTCGGACAGCGTGCGGGCCATTAAACAAGTCCTGCGTGCGGTTCCCGATCGTGGCGTGGGTTACGGGCAGCTGCGCTGGCTGGATGCGAACCGGGGTAGCCAGCTGGCGAAGATGGCCCGCCAACATGCGCCGGAAGTGCTGTTTAATTACCTTGGCCGTTTCAGCCATAGTGACGATGAGTGGTCACCGTTGCGCACGGCTAATCAGTTCCGTGATACGTTCGCCGTCATGCAGGAAGAGACCATGCCGCTGCTGCATGCGCTGGAGCTGAATATTTTTGTCGACGAGCAGGCACAACGCCTGGCGTTGAACTGGGGCTGGGCCGCAGAGATCTTCAGCGAAGCCGATATTGACGCGCTACATCAGTCACTGAGCGAGGCGGCTGATGCGTTAATTCATTTCGCCCGCCAGCATCCGCAACAGGCTCAAAATACGCTGGTTGCCGCTGAAATTCCTGAACAGGTAGACGACGCGCTGCTGCAACAGCTCACCAAACGTTATGGCTTGCTCACCACGCTGCTGCCGCTGTTGCCCTTGCAGCAGGGACTGCTGTTCCATGCGCAAACCACGACGCAGCAAGGCAGTTACAACACGCTCACCAGCCTGACGCTGAGCGGTGTGTTACCCACGGCGAGCGTTCAGGCTGCGCTAAATGCGGTTGTTCGCCATCATCCCCAGCTTGCCGCCCGCTTTGACAGCGACCTCTGCCTGCCGCCCATGCAGCTGCTGCCGCTGTTGCATAATGAAAGTCACTGGCCGCTGGAGGAGATCACGCTGCCTGAGATGTCGGCAGCAGAAGAAGCTGCCGCCATAACCGAATGGGAAAAACAGGCGCTGCAACGCGATCTGTTCCGCCAGCCGGTGATGCTGCACGCCCTGCTGATCCGCCATGGTCAACGGGCAACGCTGTTGCTGAATGCGCATCATCTGGTGGTTGACGGCTGGTCAACGCCGGTGATCGTCAGCGATCTGCTCACCGTGCTGTGGCGTGGCGAACAGGCACTGAAAGCGCACAGCTACAGCTATGCCGATATTGTCCGGCAGCTGAGCGCCAGAGAGGTTGCTCAGGCCCGCACCCTGTGGCAGGCGAGTTTGCAGGATGTGCGCCCGACGCTGCTGTTTGAGGAAGCGGCAGCCAGTAAGGTGCATGAAATCCGTCTCAAGCTTGAGCCGGGACTGGAACGCGGTTTGCTGGCGCTGTGCCGCAGCCGGGGACTGACGCTGAATACGCTGATGCAGGGCATTTGGGGCTTACAGCTGGCCATCACCAGCGGTCAGAACGATGTGGTATTCGGCTCGCCGGTATCGGGTCGCTTTGGACAAATTGACGGTCTGGATCAGCATGTCGGCCTGTTCAGCAACACGCTGCCGGTGCGGATACGTTATCAGCCCGAACGCAGCTTGCCTGACCAGCTCTTCGATCACCAGAAACAGCAAATTCAGCTGATTGAGCAGGATTGCCTGGGATTAGCCGACATTCAGCAGCTGGCCGGTTGCGGGACGCTATTCGACACGCTGTTGGTAGTAGAAAACTATCCTGATAACCAGACGCTGCTTACAAGCGAGGCGGGCATTCGCTGTGAAGCGATTCATAACCGTGGCTACACGCATTATCCGCTCACGCTGCTGGTTCTGCCGCACGATGGCCTGACGTTGATCATGGAGTATCGTGACACTGTCACTCAGCCGCGGCGCTTTGCAGAACGCCTGCTGCTGCTGCTTGAGCAGCTGGTTCGCCAGCCGGATTTACCGCTGGCGCAATGGCAGCTGCAGACGGCGGCTGAACAGGCCCTGATAGCCGACGTCAACCGTACTCAGCTCGCGTTGCCTGCTGAAACGCTGCAACAGGCGATTCGCACCCAGGCGGCGCTGACGCCGGACGCGCTGGCATTGCGGGACGTGGAGTGCCAGCTCAGCTATCGTCAGATGCTGCGTCAGGCCGAACTGCTGGCCGATCGGCTGATCGAAGCCGGTGTGATCCCGGGCGATATTGTGGCCGTTGCGCTGCCTCGCTCCGCCCGCCTCAGCGTGGCGCTGACCGCCGTTCTGCTGGCGGGTGGCGCATGGCTGCCGCTGGATACCGGTTATCCCGATGAGCGTCTTGCGCTGATGGTGGATGATGCTCGCCCGGTGGTAATTATTACCGAATCGTCGCTGGCATCACGTTTCTCATCGCTGGGCATGTTGCTGACCTTTGACCGGTTTGACACCGTATCGCGCCCGCAGCACGCGTTGCCTTCTGCGAACGTAAACCGCCCCGCTTATGTGCTTTATACCTCCGGTTCAACCGGCAAACCGAAAGGCGTGGTGGTCGGGCAACAGGCGATCGTCAATCGCCTGCGCTGGATGCAGCATGAATATCCGCTACAGGCCGACGATGTGATCCTGCAAAAAACACCGTGCAGCTTTGACGTCTCGGTTTGGGAATTCTTCTGGCCGTTAATAACGGGCGCACAGCTGATGATGGCCCCGCCGGACGCGCATCGCGATCCTGAGATACTGGCACAGCTGATCGCGGATTATCAGGTTTCCACGCTGCACTTCGTGCCTTCCATGCTGTCGGCCTTTGTGGGTCATCTGCAACGGCAACATGGCACGCTCAGTAGCCTGAAGCGGGTATTTTGTAGCGGCGAAGCGCTCTCTTGCGAGCTGGCTTACAGCTGGCAGGCGTTGTGCCCGGCACCGTTACACAATCTTTATGGGCCGACCGAAGCGGCCGTGGACGTCACTTACCAACCCGCCAGCGGCGAAGCGCTGGAGAGCTGCGCGGGACCAGGCGTGCCGATTGGTCGTCCGGTCTGGAACACGCAGCTGCATATACTGGACAGCCTGCTGCGTCCGGTGCCGGTGGGCGTGCCGGGCGATCTCTATCTCGGCGGCGTGCAGCTGGCAGAAGGCTATCTGTATCGCGCGGATTTGACTTCACAACGCTTCGTCGCCTCACCGTTTGCCGAGGGCGAGCGCATGTATCGCACCGGCGATATTGCCAGCTGGCGTGAAGACGGCGCGGTCGACTACTTAGGGCGTAGCGACGATCAGCTGAAAATTCGCGGTCAGCGTATTGAACCCGGTGAAATTGAACAGGCGCTGCAAACGCTGTCGGGCGTGGCCACGGCGATCGTGGCCGCGAAGGCGCTGACGCAGCAGCATAGCGGCGCGGACAATCGTCAGCTGCTGGCGTGGCTGGTGGCCGAACCTAACGTTGTGCTGGATACAGAAACGGTTAAAACCCAGCTCGCGGCGATCCTCCCCGCGCATATGCAGCCGGTGAGCTATATGCTGATTGAACACCTGCCGCTCAGCGCCAACGGCAAGCTCGATCGTAAAGCCCTGCCGTTACCGCAGCTGGACCGGGCTGCGGGTCGCGTGCCGCAGAGCGACAGCGAAAAGCTGCTGGCCGGGCTCTTCTGCGCCCTGTTGAACCGTGAACGGGTGTTTGCCGACGATGATTTCTTTGCCTTAGGCGGCCACTCGCTGCTGGCGATGCAGCTGGCCGCTGAACTTCGTCGTAATGCCTCTCGCTCGCTCAGCATTGGCCAAATCATCACCGCCCGCAGCGTGGAGAAACTCGCCGCCCTGCTGGACGGCGCTGATGGCGCTGACGATGCCGGTAACGCGGAAGTGTTACCGCTGCGTAGCGGCACCGGGCCAACGCTGTTCTGCCTGCATCCGGCTTCCGGCTTCGCCTGGCAGTACAGCAGCCTGCTGCACTATCTCGGTGGCGACTACCCGGTGGTCGGTTTACAGTCGCCGCGTCCTTCGGGCGTTATCGCCGCCTGCGACAGCGTGGACGCCATGTGCGATCGTCATCTGGCGACCCTTCGTCAGTTGCAGCCGCACGGACCGTACTGGCTGCTGGGCTATTCTCTGGGCGGCTCGCTGGCTCAGGGCATTGCGACCAGGCTGCAACAGGCTGGCGAAGAGGTCGCCTTCCTCGGCCTGCTGGATACCTATCCGTCGGAAGGCCAGGCGTGGCGTACGCCGGATGAAATGGAGGCGCAGCAGGAAGTGGCTCGCGAGCAGGCGCAGTTTATGGCCTCGACGGAGGAAGAAAGCGATCCGCAGCTGCTGGCAGAGAAAGCCGCGATGTTTAACACCATCGTTGCCAACTATAAAGATGCCGTTGCCCGGTTATCCGTCGCCAAAACGGCACGTTTTGACGGCAAAGCTACCCTGTTTATGGCGCAGAAAACCGTGCCGGAGGGTATGGATGTGCCGGCAACCTGGGCACCGTTTGTCGGTGAACTTGAAATCTGGCCGCTGAACTGCGAGCACGCGGATATCCTTTCCGCCGAGTCGCTGACGGCACTGGGGCCATTGCTGGACCGGTTGCTGACGCGGTAA